ATTTTACTTGTGATGGCTTACTTTTTCTCATTAGGGAGTTCTCCTTTGTTATTAATGATTTATGTGTTTAAGTTAAATCATTATGGAGTGCTCCCTTTTTAATTTCTACCACTTTCGGGACGTTGCCTCTGCAGTTTAAATTGAACGCTGCTTCCTTGAACGGGATCTCCATTGGGATTGAGAATGCGACCGTTGTAGGTGATCCCCGCTCCTGTGGCGAAACCTTTTACTGTGGTAATAAATAAAATTCCAGTCAGAATCGAAAAGAATTTTATGAAGTTTGGCATTTTGTCTAGCCTCATGACAGTACTTTCGGAAGTTTTACAACTCTCCTAAAGTATCAATTTGAGAATTATTAAGAATAGTCTTTCAACTCAACGAATCCTCCATGACACGGCCTTTTTTTAAACCAAATCATCATGAGATTTTAGTCATGAGAAGGACGGCAATCCATATTGAGACACCGTCCGATATTGCCGCGCTCATGACTCTGGCCAGTTTTGGACACGAGCATAAATGACTTTATAAAAGGTTTCAAAATCACTTAGATAATGATCAACAATATTTTGTACAATGGCCATGTTAATTTGTTCGTAATCATGAACGGATATATTTCGAAATCCAACCATGGAGGCCATTTTTCGAGTTAATTCTGGAGTGAGAATCAAATGCTTTTCAAGAATTTGAAAAGATTGTCTGTATGTTGTAGGCAAACCCAATCCCTCTTTGGAAAGCACGATGTTGGCAAGGTCAATACATGCTTGAATGGCTCTTTGCAAATTAAGTTCATATATGGAAAGTCTAAATTCAAGGTCAGCTTCCTTTACCTTCGCTTTCTCTATAAGACTTAGACAAGTTTTAATTACATTAATTTTTGCTAGAACCACATCCAGATCAGACATATTTCTTCCTTTTTAGAATATTTTTTTCAATCACTCGACGTGAAAATTTGAAATCGGGGTAAATTGATAAGATTTTGATTTGCCACCGAAGAAAATCACCGGGTGCACGGTTCATTATAAGCCTTCCCGTTTCTAAGACTTGACGTGAAAAAATATAATCGACATGATTTAAATTAATTAAATCAATTTCACGATGAAGTGTCTCTTCCAGATGAGACTGAAGACCGAGTAGATCATTTAAAGACGGTTCTTTCTCCCAATAAATGGCGATATCCACATCACTATTTTCCGTAAAACGTTCTGTACCCGAAGAGCCAACTAAAAAAGCAAACAAGATAGATTTTTCAAAGTTAATTTTAAAAAAATCTTTTAATGCATCCATTGGAAATACTGATGAACTCATACGGCTATTGTGTTAACCTCACTGGGTAAAGTCAACAACCCTGAGAGGTTTTTAAGAAGGGAGGTCACTGATTCTTCCTTCTAAAAATACAATTGAGAGCCTACCAACATCGTAAAGACGTGCTGGGTTTTGGTGATAATTTGGTAGTTTCCTTGAATATACTGACTTGATTTACCCCTTCCACCTGTATAGTAGCCGCCAAAGGTGTAGCCAATTCTTTTTCCTGCGACGAAAACCAAATTAGCGCTAAAGCCGACCATGTCCACTTTATCTTCTTGCAGTTGTAAGAGGCTGGGATCGGGATCGTTGTGCGAAGAAAAATTAGTAAATACACCCATCCGTATTTTTAGCCATTGAATCAAAGCTTGTTCAAAACCAAAGGACATATTCCAAACAGCTTTTTGACTGACCCTTTTTCCTAGGACTTCATCTTCCAAATCGATATAACTAACCCCTTCATGGAGAGAAACATCCAGAGCCCAAACCGAAGAATTATTAGGTACAAAAGAGAATCCAAAAGTGACTTTCCCTGGGATCATCACCCGAGTGGCTTTATCTGGATCATTTTTATTTTCAACAATCATGGTATTCGTTGTGGTATCGATATTTGTTTTTGATTGGAAGATGGTAGCAGTCCCCGCAATTCTCATGGCTTTGGGTCTTAGGGTCAGGCCAGCAGACCACTTATCTGAAAGTTGCTTGTAATAACCAAAAACAAAAACCAAAGCATTCTCGGTAATTGTTTTTTCCTGATTAAACAAGGTGGCTTTTGTACTAGACTCATATTGCAGATCCGTGGAAGATCTTATAAAATTTCGAGCGGTATAATAAGCCGTTATCCCAACAGACTCTGTTGTTGAAATCTCTTTGGAAATGCTCGGCCCTACCCACAATGACTCGTCCACAAAAGACAAGGTCGTGGCATTATCACCCTTCTTAAACAAATCCCCTTTATAGCTATCATAATCAGGAACTAAAATGGACAATCCAAAAACGTAATCACCTAGGCGAATGACATTTCCGGTAGATGCTGGCAAGGACCTGAAAAAACCTTGATTTACCCTGAGAGGTGCCTTGGTAAAATCTTCTTCCTCTCCATAGACTGTATCAAATTTTTTGTAAATCCCCACCGCTGCCGAAAAGGAAGCTCCGTTAAGCCTAGCTAAGGTAGCGGGATTATAAAAAGCGGCGGCGGAAGTGTCCCCGACAACGGCGGAAGCGGCGCCTCCCATTCCCGCTGATTGATCTCCCAGCAAAATCGAATTGTAATTAGAAAAGGCGCCTTCACTTTGAAGAGCCAAAAAAGTGAGAGCTAAAAATAATCCCTTCATTCAACCCCTGATATTCAATTCAATTCAATTTAGTTTTCATACTCACACCATGAGGTTAATCTGCATCACACTTTTGATTCAAGCTCATTTACCCTTTGGTCTAGTTATTATTTTACCATCATCTTTGTGAAAAAATTGTTTCCTATAAGAAACACTTTAAGACCGATTGTTCCATTTATCAGCAAATTTTATTTAAAAATGCAATTTTATTTAAATTCTCTTTTTCTTTTTTTTAAAACGGTTTAAATAGAAGTCTGTTTCAATTAACTTGTTTATTTAAAACCGGTTTAATTTTAAGACGGAGGAATTTCCATGAGCATCCCATTTGTCGATTTAAAAACTCAGTATCACGCCCTCAAAGACTCCATTGATATTCGGATCAAAAAAGTTCTTGAAAGTGGTGCTTAACTAAGACTGAGCATTGGCTTTATCCATTCTGTCAAAAATAAATTCTATCAAAAATTTCACGATCAAGGTTTAAGTTATAATCTTATGAACTGAGACATATTTACCGACAAACTCTTAGGGAGAATTCAAATGGATTGTGTTTGTCAAAAGACTTACAATTTCAGTTTGATATTCATAGGAATAATTTTTTTGATTTTTTATTCATTTTCAAGAAAGTCGAATTGTGAAACAATTTCAGCCATAGCAGAAAGAATCAGTGACCTCCATTCTTAAAAACCTTTCGGGGTTGAACCGTGCCTCAATATGGATTGCCGTCCTTCACATGCGGAAAATCTCAGGATGATTTGGTTTTAAAAAAGGCCGTGTCATGGAGGATTCGCTGAGTTGAAAGATTATTCTTAATAATTCTCAAATTGATACTTTAGGAGAGTTGCAAAACTTCCGAATGTACTGTCATGAGGCTAGACAAAATGACAAACTTCATAAAATTCTTTTTGATTCTGACTGGAGTTGTATGGGCAATTGCCGATAGAGGATGGCCTAATTTTAACAAGTGGAGGAAAAATGTGTCGGTGCTACCTTTCTATTTTAGTTCTTATCTCTCAGCTGGTACTTTCCGGATGCCTTTTTGACTCGGGCTCTAGTTCCTCGTCTCCAAGCGCTGAGGCTCCGACGCCTACACCCATGCCTACTCCTACTCCTGCGCCTGTAGTAACTAAAGTTTTTGGATATTCAGGCTCTCAGTACTCAAACCTCGTCTATAGCTTTTCGATCGACAAGTCGACAGGAAGCATGGCACCGACTGCTGGAGTATCTGCAACCGCGCAAAGTGCCCCTATGCTGAGTGCTGCAAGCTTTGACAAAAAGTTTCTTATGAGCGCGAACTACAGTTCGCACTCGGTATCAACTTTCTCGATTTCAGCGACAAGTGGTGACTTGGTTTCCGTTGGAAACACATCTTTGGGAAGTGGAACCAGTCCTGCTTGGATTGCCAGTCATCCAACGTTGCGGGTCTTCTATACTGCCAACTCAGGCAACTCAACAATATCGGTCGTGGATGTTGATTCCACTGGAAATGCAACGGTACGTGGCAGTGTGGCTGCTGGTTCAGGGGTGACTGCACTTGCCATCACTCCTGATGGTGGAGTTCTGTATTCCGTAGATCAAAACATGAACCAAATTGGAATCTATCAGGTGGCGGGTGACGGTGGTTTGACATCCGTTGGCACAGCGACAACTCCCGCATCTTCAACGCCAAACCATGCAGTGGTCTCTGCAGATGGGACACGACTTTATGTGGCAAACTGGGGAACCGCGAATGTTAGTACCTACTCAATTTCTGGCATAACTTTGAACTCTCTAGGGGAAGTCAGCGGTGGAACCGGCGGCATTTACACGATATCACTGTCACCCGATGGAAAATTCCTCTATTCCGCAAAGCCATATGGGCACAATTTTTCAATGCATGCCATTGATCCGACTACGAAGATTCCTGGTGTTGCTGTGGAATCGTCGCTATCGGGAAGTGTGAACTTTGCATTCTGGAATTCTTTCGCTTTTTTGGTATCGTGGTCGAACGGCGTATCTGGCTTGCCGGTGGCAGTTAGAAACTATGACGCTTTGGGCGTAGCAGCTTCGAATCTTTCGGTGACCACCGACTCCTATCGTGGCCTCTATCAGCTTGTTGTCGTTGAAGTAGAGCAGCCTTAAGGGGCGGCACAAGTAGAAATTTGCATGTTAGATAATTTGCATCACAGCCACTTGATTCGTGCAATCCGGTTCAATTGATTGCCGACAGGTGGTGAGCTTGCTCCGGAGTACGAGAGCTTCGATATTGCTAAAATGTAAAAACCTTGATTTAGCCTGAGAGGTGCCTTGGTAAAATCTTCTTCCTCTCCATAGACTGTATCAAATTTTTTGTAAATCCCCACCGCCGCCGAAAAGGAAGCTCCGTTAAGCCTAGCTAAGGTAGCGGGATTATAAAAAGCGGCGGCGGAAGTGTCCCCGACAACGGCGGAAGCGGCGCCTCCCATTCCCGCTGATTGATCTCCCAGCAAAATCGAATTGTAATTAGAAAAGGCGCCTTCACTTTGAAGAGCCAAAAAAGTGAGAGCTAAAAATAATCCCTTCATTCAACCCCTGATATTCAATTCAATTCAATTTAGTTTTCATACTCACACCATGAGGTTAATCTGCATCACACTTTTGATTCAAGCTCATTTACCCTTTGGTCTAGTTATTATTTTACCATCATCTTTGTGAAAAAATTGTTTCCTATAAGAAACACTTTAAGACCGATTGTTCCATTTATCAGCAAATTTTATTTAAAAATGCAATTTTATTTAAATTCTCTTTTTCTTTTTTTTAAAACGGTTTAAATAGAAATCTGTTTCAATTAACTTGTTTATTTAAAACCGGTTTAATTTTAAGACGGAGGAATTTCCATGAGCATCCCATTTATCGATTTAAAAACTCAGTATCACGCCCTCAAAGACTCCATTGATCTTCGGATCAAAAAAGTTCTTGAAAGTGGTGCTTACATCAACGGTCCCGAGGTTGCCGAGCTCGAGAAAAAGTTGGCAGCCCATTCCGGAGTCAAACACGTTATTGCCTGCGCTAGTGGAACAGATGCTCTACTTATTCCTCTGATGGCTCTAGGTATTGGCCAAGGAGACGAAGTGATTACCACCGCTTTTTCTTTTATTGCTACGGCTGAGACCATTGTTCTGGCTGGAGCAACACCCGTATACTGCGATATCGATCCTCTTACATTTAATTTGGATACCACAAAAATAGAAAAACTGATCACAGAAAAAACAAAAGCGATCATGCCGGTCTCTTTATACGGCCAGATCGCCGATATGGATGAAATCAATGCCATCGCCAAAAAACATCATCTTTTCGTTATTGAAGATCTTGCACAAAGTTATGGTGCTAAATACAAAGGCAAAAGAAGCGGCTCTCTTTCCACTGTTGGAGGAACGAGCTTCTATCCAGCCAAACCCTTGGGTTGCTATGGCGATGGTGGGGCTATTTTTACCGATGATGATAAATTATGTAAAATTATGAATGAAATTAAAGAACATGGTTCCGAGTCTAGATATTACCACACCCGTCTTGGTATCAACGGCCGCCTAGATTCGATTCAGTGTGCGATCTTGTTATCCAAGATGGAACGCTACGATTGGGAAGTGGAACAGCGACAAAAAATTGGAGCCTATTTTACAGAGAAATTAAGTCAAATCAAAGTTCCTCATTTTTCCGTTCCTTATATTAAACCCGATAGAGACTCGGTGTGGGCTCAGTACACTTTGATGGTTCCTGACCGCCCTCTCTTCCAAAAAAGAATGCTAGAATTGGGAGTTCCCACTGTTGTTCATTACCCTCGAATCATGCCTGACCAACCTTGGTACAAAGAACATACCTGCAAACACACCAGCCAGGATCCCCACCAACTTCTGAGCCAAAAAGAGGATTGGACCCACTCGCGAAGGGCAGCAGAACATGTGGTCAGTCTTCCCTTATACCCTGATATGGACAGAGCGACACAAGATAAAATTATTGATAGTGTCATTAAAGTTATGTCATAACACCTGGATGACATCACTTACACCTTTTCAAAATTTATCCAAGCCTGTGACCATGGATTTCCAAGGAAAAAAATATACTTGGGGTCTTAAGAATCAATTTGTTTTATTTGCTGGCCCCGATATTATCGAGGATGAAGGCCTCGTCCTTGAAACGGGAACGGAAATTAAGCGCGTCACTGAGGAATTAGGAATCCCCTGGATTTTAAAATGCTCCTACGACAAAGCTAATAGGCAAAGCTCGAAAAGTTTTCGTGGCCCCGGAGTGGATTCGGCTCTGAAGTCCTTAGAAAAAATCAAGGGACTGCTCAATGCTCCACTTTTAACGGACGTTCATGAAACAGATCAAGTGGAGACCATGGCCCAAATTACCGATGTGATTCAAATTCCGGCCTTCTTATCACGACAAACTGATTTACTTGTAGCTGCGGCAAAAACAGGAAAAGTTTTGCATATTAAAAAGGGGCAGTTTTTGGCCCCTTGGGACATGAAGGCGATTGCTCAAAAGGCCGTTCAAGTTGGCAATGACAAAATTCTTTTATGCGAAAGAGGCACCACCTTTGGTTACAATCGCCTTATCAACGACATGACAGGACTTGTGGAAATGAGACAGCTTGGCTTCCCCGTCATTATGGATGTGACTCACTCAACGCAGTTACCAGGCGCTACGGGCGAGAGCAGCGGAGGCCGCAGTCAAATGGTGGCCCCCTTAGCTCGCGCAGCCATGGCTGTTGGCGTAGATGGAATATTTTTAGAAACCCACCCTCGACCTGAAGAGGCCCTTTGCGACGGCCCCACCTCCTTACCATTGAAGGACTTAAGACCCTTTTTAAAACACTTGCAACTGATTCTTAAAACGCATCAAGAGTTTTAGAGATGACGCCAAAAAGATTGAAACTAAAAAAATATCTTTCTACTTTAATTAAAACAGGATTTGCCTTGGGAATCATCTATTGGCTGGTGACCCAGGGGAAGATCAATTTTTCGGCTCTGAAAGAAGTTTTGCGTCCCGATTTAATTTTTGTCGCTATGGCTTTAACGGGGGTTAACCTGTTTATTCTGAGCGAACGTTGGCGGGTTCTTTTGCAGACACAAAATTTACATCCTAAACCCTTCGAACTTTATAAGCTGACATTGATTGGCACTTTTTTTAATTTTGCCATGCCCGGAGGCGTGGGTGGTGATTTAGTCAAGGCCTTCTATTTTTACAAGGACCACCCCCAATCCAAAGCCCTTGCCATATCTAGTGTTTTTGTCGACAGGGTTTTGGGATTATATACCATTGTCTTTATGGCTTTGGCCGTGATGCTATTTGATCTCAATCACATTTTAAATAATGAAATTCTCACTCATTTACTTTCTGCCTTTGTGATTATCTTTTTTGCATTTACAGTGGGTCTTGTTTTTCTTTTCTCCAAAAATAAAATCATCATGGGTTTGGTTTTAAAGGTTCTCCATTTTCTGCCCTTGCGAGAGAAGTTCCTAAAGCTTTATCATTCTGGTCAGCTGTATGGATCTGAAACAAAAATATTATTAAAAGTTTTTTCCTTGAGTCTTGTCGGCCAAGTCCTTGCCGTATTTATCATGTATTTTGTTGGGCAATTCACTGTTTCCGGTGCTTCCATCCCCCTCACGACCTTTTTCATAGTGAGCCCCATTGGTTTTATGGCAACGGCCATTCCCATTTCTCCTGCAGGTGTCGGAGTTGGACAGGCCGCATTTTATTTTTTGTATAATGCCTATTTAAACACAAAAACAGATTTTGGTCCTCTGATCATCACGATCAATCAAATACTTGCCTTTTGTTATGGTCTTGTTGGCGCTTTTTTTTATTTACAAAGAAAAGATCCTAGGCAAAAAATAAATCAATTAGAAAATGAAATTTTAACTGATAACGCGAGCTCGCGTTGATACCTAATTCTAATTAAGGATATTCTATGACAATTCTACTTAAGCAATTTATAAACTTTATTAAATTGTTAAACTCTGATACGGGCCATAATCAATTAGCTAGTGGGCTTGCTTGCGGTTTTATTTTAGGGATGGCCCCCTTTTTATCCTTACAAACAGCCATGGTTTTGTTAGTCGTCTTTATTTTTAGAGTCCAATTAGGGGCCGCCTTTTTAAGTGCTTTCTTTTTTAAGTTTGTCAGTTATTTATTAGATCCCTTAAGCCATATTATTGGCAAATGGACCTTAGAACAAGAAGGCCTTCGTGGTTTTTTTGTGCAAATGTACAACATGCCCATCATTCCTCTGACTCGATTTAATAACAGCATTGTGATGGGCTCTCTGGTTCTTTCAGTGCTTCTCACCCCCCTCTTATTTTTTATATTCAAAAGCTTAATTATTAAATACCGTATTTCTGTCGTTGAAAAATTTAAAAAGTCCAAATTTTGGAAAGCCTTTGCGGCGACTTCTATTTATAATTTGTACAACAAATACAACCAACTCTACGGATAACTTTATGGATAAACAGGAACAAAATATGGATCACCCATCTTCAGAAAAGACAGCTCAGCCGCCGAATTTAAAAATCAAAAAATCCAAGGGCCCCATCCGCTTTGAGGCGATTATCCCTTTTCTTTGTATTTGCTTTGCGATTTTTCTTTATTTTACTTTGTTTTTCGATTTCCATTTAAAAAAGACCCTGGAGCTTATTGGTTATCATGCGACGGGTGCCGAAGTAAATATTGCAAAAATTGAAACTAGTTTTACCAAGGCCTCTTTAAGGATCACAGGTGTCGAATTAACGAATCCAGAAAAACCCACTCATAATAGCCTGTATATAGGTGAAATTCGATTTTCTCTATTGTGGGATGCCTTGTTACGCGCCAAGTTTGTTATTGAAGAGACCGCTGTTGAAAATGTGGGATTTGATCAAAAACGAAAATTCCCTGGAAAAATAAAACCACCGGAGCCAGAGAAAGAAAGCGCCATTAAAAAAGAAGCTGAAAAACTCAAATCAGAAGCTCTGGAGAAAGCTAAAACGGAGTATGATGACAATGTTCTAGGCAATATAGCCAACCTCATGGGTGGAGGCTCTCAAACCGAAGAACTAGACAAACTTAAAAGTAAAATTATCTCTAAAGAAAAAATGAAAGCTTTTGAGGAAAGCTTAAAGACAAAGCAAAAAGAGTGGGAAGAAAGACTTAAAAAATTACCCAAGGCCGCAGAGTTTCAAGTCTTAGGGGACAAACTCAAAAAAGTAAAAACTTCTGGTTTTACCAATTTAGAAGAATTAAATCAGAGTGTTAAAGAAATCCAAACCATCTTAGATGAGGGTAATAAAAAAATGGGGGAGTTGACCTCAGCCAAATCTCTTTTGGATAAAGACTTACAGTCCACCGACGACGGCCTTAAGGATATCAAAAGCCAAATTGAAAAAGATATCAAAGATTTAGAAGCTCATTTTAAAATTCCTAAAATAGATGCTAAATCCATAGCTACAGCTCTTTTTAAGCGCTACACTCAACCTTATTTTTCAAAGATAAATCACTATAAATCTCTTTACTCTAAATACGCTCCTCCGAATTTATTAAAAAAAGACAAGGCCGAGCCAGAAGTTCAAATTCAACCTCATCCCAGAGAAAAAGGCATCTCCTATGAATTTGGTAGACAAAATTCCTACCCTTTATTTTGGGCCAAAAAAACCTTAATCACTTCGCATTTTAATTCACAAGCTAATTCGCAATCTGATTCGCAAAATGGCGAAGGTGAAGGTTTTCAGATCGGTAACATCAAAGGACAAATAGATAATATCACTTCTAATCAGGCCCTGATTGGCAAGCCCACTGTTGCTGTTTTTGAAGGGGATTTCCCAGCTCAAGAAATCACGGGGCTTCAGGCCCGCTTGACACTCGATAACACCCAAAAGGATTCACTTATTAACTTGGAATTTAAAATTAAAAGTTACCCCGTTGAAGCGAAGGAATTAATTCAATCCCCTGAGGTCGCTATTGGTTTTAAGAAAGCAGTCGGATCTTTGACCTCGCATCTTAAGCTAGTAAATTATAAAAATGCAGATTTACAATTAAACAACGAATTCACTCATATTGATTACTCCTTATCCGCGCCAAATAAAGAGGTGGAAAGCATTTTAAAAAATGTTTTTCAAGAAGCAACGAGCGCCAACCTTATCGCCTCAGGAAAAGGACTGCTACCCTCTTTTGATTTAGATATTGAATCTAATCTGGGGCAAAAAATTCAAAAAGCCTTTGAAAAAGAAATTCAAGCAAAAATCGAAGAAGCTAAAAGAAAAATCAAACTTTTAGTTGACTCTGAAATTGCAAAACAGAAAGCCCTCATCGAAGCTCAGGTCAATGCTTTTAAAAACCAGTCTGAAGGTGAAATTAAAAAACTTCAAACCCAAGCTGACTCACAAAAGAAAGCAGCTGAAAGCAAAACAGACGAGGCCAAAAAAGATTTTGAACGCCGGCTTGAATCTGAAAAGAAAAAAGCAGAAAATGAAGTGAAAAAAAGATTTGAAGGTGATGCTAAAAAAGCCGCCGAAGAATTAAAAAAGAAGTTAGGATTTTAAAAAAATGATCTCTAGCCCCTCCTCCACTCCTCCCGTTGATACAGATACCCCGCTGAAAGAAGACATTCGTTTGCTGGGTCGCTTGTTAGGAAATGTCCTTAAAGAATTAGAAGGCGATGAAGTCTTTCAAATTGTCGAGACCATTCGACAGACTGCCGTGCGCTTTCGTCGTGAGGACGATACCATAGCCAAGATAAATTTAAATAAACTCCTGAAAAAATTAAGCCGTAACCAAACTTTATCGGTGGTGAGGGCTTTTTCTTATTTCTCTCATTTGGCTAATTTGGCCGAAGACCAACACCGTCATCGTTGCCGTCGCGCCATGATTCTTTCTGGAGCCCCGGCCCAGGCAGGGAGTATTGATTTTGCTTTGACCAAATTGAATAAAGCTCAAGTTCCCTTCTCGCAAATTCAAAGGTTTTTTAGTGACGCCTTGATTTCTCCTGTTCTCACGGCCCATCCTACAGAGGTTCAAAGAAAAAGTATTCTGGATGCTGAACATGAAATTTCCCGACTCTTGGCCCAGAGGAATCAAAGCCTGACCTCTAAAGAATTAGTTGCAAATACTGAAGGCCTTTACTCCCGAATCGCAACCCTTTGGCAAACTCGTATGCTTCGTTATTCCAAACTCACTGTCGCTGATGAAATTGAAAACGCACTTTCCTATTATCGCATCACTTTTTTACGTGAATTGCCAGGACTCTATGAAGATATTGAAGAAGCCATCTATTCCCATTTTCCGCAAAAAAAGAATGTGGGGATAGAACTCGATCGAACTCCCTATGTGCAAATGGGTAGCTGGATTGGTGGGGACCGTGACGGTAATCCTAATGTGAATGCCGGCACCATGCAACATGCCCTCGAACAACAATCGACGACCATTCTTGGTTTTTATTTGGAAGAATCCCATGCCCTGGGGGCAGAGCTTTCAATTTCCACCTTGCTGGTACCTGTGAGTCCTGAATTGCAAGCCCTTGCAGATGCCTCACCTGATACCTCACCTCATCGTATCGACGAGCCTTATCGTCGAGCCTTGGTGGGCATCTATGCCCGCCTTGCCGCAACAGCCAGAGTTCTAGGAACTAAAAATATTTTACGTCAGGAAGTGGCGCCAAAAACTCCCTATGCTTCAGCTTCTGAATTTACTGCTGATTTACAAATCCTCATGGATTCTCTTAAGACCCATCACAGTGCTGTTCTTATTAAACCTCGACTTTCCACTTTAAAGCGAGCTTCTGAAATATTTGGTTTTCATCTGGCCACCTTGGACATGCGCCAAAGTTCAGACGTTCATGAGCGAGTCCTCGCAGATCTTTTTTCTCGCAGCCAGGTGGAACTTCACTATGAAACTTTGACTGAGGAAAAAAAAGTCAGTCTCTTGCTTAATGAACTTTCGTCTCCTCGATTGATCTTCTCTCCTTATATCACTTATTCGGAGGAAACAAGTTCAGAACTCAGCATCCTTCGTACGGCTGGTGAAATTCGTAAGCGCTATGGTCCCAGAGCCATTCGTAATTATATCATTTCACATACGGAAACGGTTTCTGATTTACTCGAAGTCCTTGTCCTACAAAAAGAAGCTGGTTTGCTCCGCTGTCTAAATTCAACTGTTCAAAACTCAGCATCCCAAAATTTTGCATCCCAAGCATCCCAAAACTCGGCTTCCCAAAACGCAGATAAAGAAATTTCAGCAATTCCTCATTCCCTTTGGGAATTAGACCTGATGGTGGTTCCTCTTTTTGAAACTATTCCCGATCTTCGTTGTGCGGCAACAATCATGGAAACTTTTATTAGCCTGCCCACCATTAAATCCATGATCGCCAAGGACCATCTGCAAGAAGTGATGCTGGGTTATTCAGACTCCAATAAAGACGGTGGATTCCTAACATCCAATTGGGAGCTCTATCAGACTGAAATAAAATTAGTTGAAATATTCAATAAGGCCAAACTTAAATTACGCTTATTCCATGGTCGCGGTGGAACCGTGGGTCGCGGCGGCGGCCCCAGCTATGAAGCCATTTTAGCGCAACCGAGTGGGACTGTTAATGGACAAATTCGCTTGACTGAACAAGGTGAAATTATTGCCTCTAAATTTTCCCATCCTGAAATTGGTCGTTTGAATCTAGAAATGTTGGTGGCTGCCACTTTGGAAGCCAGCCTGATCCCTTCAACCAAAAGTGACCAACATAAAAAGAAATTGGTCCAATATGAAAAAATCATGAAAGAGCTCTCTGAAAAGGCTTACAAAGCCTATCGTGATTTGGTTTATGAAACTCCTGGATTTAATGATTATTTTTTTTCAGCCACACCAATTTCTGAAATCGCCGAGCTCAATTTAGGGTCTCGACCGGCCTCCAGAAAATCCACTCGACGCATCGAGGACCTTCGCGCGATTCCCTGGGTTTTCTCCTGGGGACAATGCCGGCTGTTGCTTCCTGGTTGGTATGGCTTTGGAAGTGCTATCAGCTCGTGGTTAGCGGAATCCAAAGACAATCCTTTGCGAAATCAAAAAATCAA
This is a stretch of genomic DNA from Deltaproteobacteria bacterium. It encodes these proteins:
- a CDS encoding DUF86 domain-containing protein, yielding MSDLDVVLAKINVIKTCLSLIEKAKVKEADLEFRLSIYELNLQRAIQACIDLANIVLSKEGLGLPTTYRQSFQILEKHLILTPELTRKMASMVGFRNISVHDYEQINMAIVQNIVDHYLSDFETFYKVIYARVQNWPES
- the kdsA gene encoding 3-deoxy-8-phosphooctulonate synthase, coding for MDFQGKKYTWGLKNQFVLFAGPDIIEDEGLVLETGTEIKRVTEELGIPWILKCSYDKANRQSSKSFRGPGVDSALKSLEKIKGLLNAPLLTDVHETDQVETMAQITDVIQIPAFLSRQTDLLVAAAKTGKVLHIKKGQFLAPWDMKAIAQKAVQVGNDKILLCERGTTFGYNRLINDMTGLVEMRQLGFPVIMDVTHSTQLPGATGESSGGRSQMVAPLARAAMAVGVDGIFLETHPRPEEALCDGPTSLPLKDLRPFLKHLQLILKTHQEF
- a CDS encoding nucleotidyltransferase domain-containing protein codes for the protein MSSSVFPMDALKDFFKINFEKSILFAFLVGSSGTERFTENSDVDIAIYWEKEPSLNDLLGLQSHLEETLHREIDLINLNHVDYIFSRQVLETGRLIMNRAPGDFLRWQIKILSIYPDFKFSRRVIEKNILKRKKYV
- a CDS encoding beta-propeller fold lactonase family protein, with amino-acid sequence MCRCYLSILVLISQLVLSGCLFDSGSSSSSPSAEAPTPTPMPTPTPAPVVTKVFGYSGSQYSNLVYSFSIDKSTGSMAPTAGVSATAQSAPMLSAASFDKKFLMSANYSSHSVSTFSISATSGDLVSVGNTSLGSGTSPAWIASHPTLRVFYTANSGNSTISVVDVDSTGNATVRGSVAAGSGVTALAITPDGGVLYSVDQNMNQIGIYQVAGDGGLTSVGTATTPASSTPNHAVVSADGTRLYVANWGTANVSTYSISGITLNSLGEVSGGTGGIYTISLSPDGKFLYSAKPYGHNFSMHAIDPTTKIPGVAVESSLSGSVNFAFWNSFAFLVSWSNGVSGLPVAVRNYDALGVAASNLSVTTDSYRGLYQLVVVEVEQP
- a CDS encoding DegT/DnrJ/EryC1/StrS family aminotransferase is translated as MPFIDLKTQYHALKDSIDLRIKKVLESGAYINGPEVAELEKKLAAHSGVKHVIACASGTDALLIPLMALGIGQGDEVITTAFSFIATAETIVLAGATPVYCDIDPLTFNLDTTKIEKLITEKTKAIMPVSLYGQIADMDEINAIAKKHHLFVIEDLAQSYGAKYKGKRSGSLSTVGGTSFYPAKPLGCYGDGGAIFTDDDKLCKIMNEIKEHGSESRYYHTRLGINGRLDSIQCAILLSKMERYDWEVEQRQKIGAYFTEKLSQIKVPHFSVPYIKPDRDSVWAQYTLMVPDRPLFQKRMLELGVPTVVHYPRIMPDQPWYKEHTCKHTSQDPHQLLSQKEDWTHSRRAAEHVVSLPLYPDMDRATQDKIIDSVIKVMS
- a CDS encoding flippase-like domain-containing protein; protein product: MTPKRLKLKKYLSTLIKTGFALGIIYWLVTQGKINFSALKEVLRPDLIFVAMALTGVNLFILSERWRVLLQTQNLHPKPFELYKLTLIGTFFNFAMPGGVGGDLVKAFYFYKDHPQSKALAISSVFVDRVLGLYTIVFMALAVMLFDLNHILNNEILTHLLSAFVIIFFAFTVGLVFLFSKNKIIMGLVLKVLHFLPLREKFLKLYHSGQLYGSETKILLKVFSLSLVGQVLAVFIMYFVGQFTVSGASIPLTTFFIVSPIGFMATAIPISPAGVGVGQAAFYFLYNAYLNTKTDFGPLIITINQILAFCYGLVGAFFYLQRKDPRQKINQLENEILTDNASSR
- a CDS encoding TIGR03546 family protein, giving the protein MTILLKQFINFIKLLNSDTGHNQLASGLACGFILGMAPFLSLQTAMVLLVVFIFRVQLGAAFLSAFFFKFVSYLLDPLSHIIGKWTLEQEGLRGFFVQMYNMPIIPLTRFNNSIVMGSLVLSVLLTPLLFFIFKSLIIKYRISVVEKFKKSKFWKAFAATSIYNLYNKYNQLYG